The region GCGTGCGCGGCATCGAGCGCGAGTTCGATGTCGTCGGCGCCCGAGCGCGGCACGCGGCAGAACGGCTTGCCGTTGATCGGCGACACGTTCTCGAAGTACTCGCCCTTCACCGGCGGAACCCACTTGCCGCCGATGTAGTTGTCGTACTGCTGACGATACGGATATTCGACGTCGAGGCCCAGTTGCTTCAGGTCAAACGGGTTCATACATGTCTCCTGTTCATCGTGCTTGTGTGGATACAGCGCCGGTTGGATCGCGCTGCACGATTTACGCAACATGCGTGCCAAACCGGCCGGCAAGCGAACCGCAGCGGTGCGCGCGGGCGCCCGCCGCGGGCGGTGCCGGCGCATCGAAAACGAGTGTGCCGATTCTGAACAACGCGACGGCGCAGCGGCGCGGCCGGTGTTCGGATTTTCCACAGCGCCGTTGCGCATCGGCACATGCGCAGCCGCGCTCGCCGCGTGGCATGTCGCTTGCGTGACGATCGCGAATCTGCACGCACCGGCCACGCGCCCACCGACCCATGACCGATCCGGCTACCCTGAGCGACGATGCCGTCGCCTTCATCCGCGAACAGGCGTTCCTGATCGTCGCGACCGCAAACGCCGCCGGCGACAGCGACTGCTCGTATCGAGGCCGGCAGCCGCGCGCGGACGGCTCGTTCGAGCCGCTCGTCGACCTGCCCGATCGGCGCACGCTCGTGCTGCCCGATTTCCCGGGCAACAACCTGTTCAACACGATCGGCAACCTGCTCGTGAATCCGGCGATCGCGCTGCTGTTCGTCGACTTCGTCCGGCAGACGACGTGGCTCGTGCAAGGGCGCGCGACGATCGTCGAAGAGGCGGGAAGCCATGCGCATCTATGGCCCGATGCGCAGCGTTACGTGGTCGTCGAAGTGGAAAGCGCGCACGCGCGAGTCGA is a window of Burkholderia latens DNA encoding:
- a CDS encoding pyridoxamine 5'-phosphate oxidase family protein codes for the protein MTDPATLSDDAVAFIREQAFLIVATANAAGDSDCSYRGRQPRADGSFEPLVDLPDRRTLVLPDFPGNNLFNTIGNLLVNPAIALLFVDFVRQTTWLVQGRATIVEEAGSHAHLWPDAQRYVVVEVESAHARVEAGLPALVLA